AGCCGGCGGCGGCGACAGCCCTCGCGGCGGCCGCCGGCCAGCTGCCGCTGGCGTTGATGATCGTCGCCGAGCGCGCGGCCCGGCAGGCGACGCTGCCGCTGGCCGACCTGGCCGCCGAGCTGCGCTCCGACCGGCACCTCGACCGGCTGGTGCTCGGCGACGACAGCGCGGGGGACATCCGGTCGGCCTTCTCCTGGTCGTACGAGGCGCTGGAGGAGCCGGCGCGGCGGATGTTCCGGCTGCTTGGCGTGCTGCCCGGCGGCGAGTTCGGCGTACCGGTCGCGGCGGCGGTGGCCGGCGTGACCGACGGGCAGGCCGCGCGGCTGCTGGACCGGCTGGCGTCGCTGCACCTGGTCGAGCCGGCATCCACCGGTCGCTTCACGCTGCACGACCTCCTGCGCGAGTACGCGGCGGAGCTGGTCACCGACCAGGCCACCGCACGCGAACGAGTCCTCGACTGGTACGCGCACACGGCGCTGGCCGGCAGACAGGCCATGAGCAACGGTTACGACAACGAGTTCTACGTGCCGCTGCGGTCGGCGGACGTCCGGCCGCAGCGGTTCGGCGGCTACGACGACGCGTTGCGCTGGTTCGAGGCGGAGGCCGAGTCGTGCCTGTGGGTCATCCAGCAGGCGGCGGCCGAGGGCCGGCACGGCCTGGCGATGATGGCCACCAAGGCGACCTGGCTCTTCATGTATCTGACCGCGCGCTGGCGCGACATGCGGGCCGCCAACCTGGCCGTCCTGGAGTCGGCGCGCGCGCATTCCGACCCGTACGCCGAGGCCAACGCGCTCAACCACCTCAGCATCGCGGTCGAGATGCTCGGCGACGTGGACCAGGCGTTGGCGTACGCGCGAGAGTCAGCGGACCGCTATCGGCGTACGCACGCACCGCGCGGTGAGCTGGTCGTGCTCGTCAACATGGCTGGCACCCTCAACGCGCTCAACCGCTATGACGAGGCGCTGGAGCTGCACCGGCAGGCATACCTGTTGGCGGAGCAGGTCAATGACGTGGTGTTGCAGGCCGGTGCCCTCGAGGTCGGCTCGACCGCCTGCAGCGGACTCGGCCGGCACGCCGAGGCGATCGACAACGGTCGCCGCGCGGTTGAGCTCTATCGCAAGCAGGAGGAGCCGGGCCGCGTCGCCGGCGGGCTGCTGGCGCTGGCGCGCGCGTACGCCGCGGCCGGCGACGACAGCGCGGTGGAGACGCTGCGTGAGGCGCTTGGCATGGCTCAGCGTGACAATCTCGCGCTTCGGCAGGCGGACATCCGGGTCGAGCTCGGTCGCCAGCTGCGGGCGGCCGGCGACCGCGCGGCGGCGATCGCCGAATGGCGGACGGCGCTGCGGATCTTCGCCGACCACGACGATCCGCGAGCGGCCGACGTCGAGGCGTTGCTTGGTGCATGATCGTCAGGTGCAGACGAACATTTCCGCGCTCAGCGCCGCGCCGCTGGAAGGCGCCCTTGTCCGACTCGTCCTTCTTACGCCCGAGGAGCTCAAGCTCGTCGCCTCCGGCGGCCGGCTCGACTGGTACGCCGACGGCTATCCGCGCCAGGACGACTCCGACGCGGCCAAGATGTGGCTGCGTGCCGGTGAGGCCGACCGGGTCTGGTCGGTCCGCCACGTGATCCGCCGCAGCGACGGCCTCGCCGTCGGCAGCATCGGGTTTTTCGGTCCACCGGACGAAAACGGCGAGGCCGAGATCGGCTACGGCCTGGTCGAGTCGGCGCGCCGGCAGGGGTTGATCAGCGACGCGATCGCGCTGTCTGTCGCGGCCGCCGAAGCCGCCGGAGCGCGGGTGATCGCGCACACCGCGGCCGACAACCTCGCCAGCCAGGGCGCGTTGCTGAAGGCCGGTTTCGTCCGCGATGACGGCGAGAACGAGGATGGTGAGTGGAGGTACGCGCGTCCCGCCTGACCTGACGGGGAGGTGACGGTGCAGCCGGTACGTCCGCAGGATCCGGTCTGGATCGGTGCGTACCGGGTGCTCGCGCGTCTCGGCGCCGGCGGCATGGGCGTCGTGTACCTGGCGCGGTCGCCTGGCGGCCGGCTGGCGGCGGTGAAGGTGATCCGCGAGGTGTACGCCGGCGACCCGGACTTTCGCGCCAGGTTCCGCCGCGAGATCGTCGCGGCCGGCCGGGTCACCGGCACCTTCACCGCGGCGGTGCTGGACGCCGGCCCGGAGGCCGACCGGCCGTGGTTGGCGACCGCGTACCTGCCGGGCCTGACGCTGTCGGAGGCGGTCGCGACGTACGGTGGCATGCCGGCGATGTCGGTACGCGCGCTGGCGGCCGGGCTGGCCGAGGCGCTCGACGCCATCCACCGGGTCGGGGTGGTGCACCGGGATTTCAAGCCTGGCAACGTGATCCTGACCGCCGGCGGACCGAGGGTGATCGACTTCGGCATCGCGCATCCGACCGACGTCACGGCGATCACCAGGGTCGGCGGCGTGGTCGGCTCGCCTGGCTTCATGTCGCCCGAGCAGGTGGCCGGCGAGCCGGTCGGTCCGGCCAGCGACGTGTTCACGCTCGGCTCGGTGCTCGCGTACGCGGCGACCGGCGCGGAGGCCTTCGGTGAGGGGCCGCCGCAGGCGCGGATGTATCGCGTCCTCACCAGGCAGGCCGACCTGAGCGGCGTCACCGAGGCCTGGCTGGCGGACCTGATCACCGCGTGTTTCCGTGCCAAACCACAACATCGGCCGACCGCCGCCGACCTGCTCGGCTCGCTCGGCGGCACTGGTACGTCGCTGCACGGCACCGCGTGGCTGCCCGGCTCGGTCGCCGAGGCGGTCGACCGGCGTACGGCCGACGCGCGGCAGATCCCGGAGCTGCCGGCCAGTCACGTGGCGGCCGATCCGGCGGTCCTGGACACGCCGACCGTCGAGCCGGAAGCCGTACGACCGCAACGAAAACCACGCCGCCGGCTGATCGTCGCCGGCCTGGCGGGCGCCGGCGTGCTCGCGGCCACCGGGGGAGTCGCGGCCTGGTTTGTCAATGACCGCAAGGAAACGCCAACGCCTCACGGAGCGACAGCGAGCGCACCACCGCCTGAGGCCGCGGTTTTGTGGCGGCTGCACGTCGCCGACTACTATCCCGGGATGGCGGCGGACTCCGGATATCTGGTCGTGTGGGAGGACCGGACGGTCCGCGCCGTCGACCCGCGTACGCGCCGGATTCGTTGGTCGCGCACCACGGAATCGGTGCACGTCGGCACCTTCGTGACGATCGGCGCCGGCATCGCCTACGTCAGCGGCCTCGGTGGCCTGGCCGGCAACAGTACGACCGCGGTGCGCATCGCTTCCGGCGCCACGGCCTGGTCGTATCCTGGCTGGCCACGGCCGCTGCCGGTGACGCTCGGAACGGTCGCGTTCTTCAACGATCCGGTGATGGCCGTCGACGCCGCGAGCGGCGCACGGAGATGGACCTCGAGCGTCGGCGCGGCCAGCGGCATCATCGCCGGCGACGGCGTTGTCGTTGCGGCGACAGCGAAAGCGATGACCGCACTCGACCCCGGCACCGGCCGCCAGCTGTGGTCTTATCCGGTCACCCAGCCGAGCCTCGGGGTGGCAGGCGGCTCGATTGTCTTCTGTACCGACAAAAACGGCGACCTGCACGCCGTACGCGGTGGAAAACCGCTGTGGCGCAAGCACCTCGGCAGTGCCATCAGCGAGATGCAACTTGACGGTGGCGTCCTGTACGTGGTGGCCGCCGGGGGAGCGATCGTGGCGATGAAGGCCGACACCGGCCAACCGCGGTGGACCACGCGGATCGCCACCGGATCCGGCGAGCGCTATGGCCAGCTGACGAAGCTCGCGGTCAGCGGTGGCGTCGTCTACCTGTCCAGCACTGACCGGAAGGCGTACGCGCTGGATGCCGCGACCGGTCGGGTGCTGTGGACCTACAGTGCGGACGTGTCGTATTTTTCCGCGCCGGTCGCGGTTGCCGGCGCCGTCTTCGTCGGCGTCCGCAGCGGTGACCTGGTCGCGCTGAGACCACCTGGAGGTGCCGGTGCGGGGCCTTGAGCCAGCCGACCCGCGGCAGGTCGGCGGCTATCGGCTGCTGGCCAGGATCGGTTCCGGCGGCATGGGGACCGTCTACTTCGGACGGTCGGCCGGTGGCCGGCCGGTGGCGGTCAAGGTGCTGCATCCGAGTTTCGTTGCCGATCCGGCGTTTCGGAGCCGGTTTCGCCGTGAGGTGACCGCGGCGCGTACGGTCGGCGGCGGCTTCAGCGCGCCACTGCTCGACGCCGATCCGGACGCGGACGTGCCGTGGCTGGTGACCGAGTTCCTGCCGGCCGTGTCGCTGCGGGATGCCGGTGTGCTGCCAGTCGAGGCGGTCTGGCCGCTGGCCGCCGGCATCGCCGAAGCGCTGGTCTCCGTCCACCGCGCCGGCATCGCGCACCTGGATCTCAAGCCGGCCAACGTGTTGCTCACCGCCGACGGCCCGCGGGTCATCGACTTCGGCATCGCGCGCGCCATGGACGCGAGCACGGTCACACATGCCGGAGTTTTCGCCGGATCGCCCGGATTCATGTCGCCGGAGCAGGTCGCCGGCCGGGACGCCGGTCCGGCCAGCGACATCTTCTCGCTCGGCTCGACGCTGGTCTACGCGGTCACCGGCGCCGAGCCGTACGGTGACGGCACGCCGTACGCGAAGATGTATCGCATCCAGCACCATCCGCCGCTGCTGGAAGGCGTGACCGACGAGCGGCTGCGCGTACTCATCGCCAACCTGATGGTGCCGGACCCGGCGGCCCGGCCGACGGCCGCGCAACTCACCGGATATTTGGCCTCGCTGCAGGCGAATCCGTCGTCGGCATGGCTGCCGGCTCCGTTGTTGGCGGAGATCCAGCGGCGCGCGATCGAGGCGGAGAACCCGCCGGCGGAAATCGCCGCGACGGCACCGAAAAACGTGAGTCGTCGCGCCTTGTTGTATGGCGGCATCGGAGCGGTCGCGGCCGCCGGAGTCGCCGCCATACCCGTCGTGCTCGGCCTCCGGTCAGCCCTGGCGCCGAAGCCGTCACCGAGCAAAAAGCCGCTGACACAGCCATACGTGACGCGTACGCCGTCCACGCCGGCGACGACCGACCTGGAGTTCACCTTCACCGGCAAGGTCACGCTGACCTCGATCACGATCACCATCAACGGCCGCGCCACCACCGAAAAGAACCGGAAACTGCCCTGGCGCAAAGTCATCCAGGTGCCGCAGGGAAAACACGGGACGTACGCGGTGCACTACAGCTACACGGCCGGCGAGCTGGCCTATCGCGTCCTCATCGGCGGCATCCAGATCGCCACCGGCTCGGCCGGCTCGACCAACGGCGACACGCTGGATTTCCAGGGGGACTTCGACGGATAAGGTCCGAGCATGAGTGACACCTTGGAACTGGTCGACGAGGACTGGTCGACCGCGCTGGCGATCGTCGCGCATCCGGACGATCTGGAATACGGCACCGCGGCGGCCGTCGCGCGCTGGACCGCGCAAGGCAAACGCGTCGTCTATTGCCTGGCCACCAGCGGCGAGGCCGGCATCGACTCGATCGAGCCGGAGCGTTGTGGACCGCTGCGCGAGGCGGAGGAGCGCGCCGGCGCGGCGCTGGTCGGCGTCGACACGGTCGAGTTCCTGGGGCATCCGGACGGCATGATCACCTACGGCTTGGAGCTGCGCAGGGACATCGCGCGGGCCGTGCGCCGGCACCGGCCGGACGTGGTCGTCACCGGCAACTACCGCGACTTCTGGGAGCCCGGCGCGCTCAACCAGGCCGACCACATCGCGGTTGGACGGGCCGTGCTCGACGGCGTACGCGACGCCGCCAACCGATGGGTCTTCCGCGAGCTGCTGGACGAGGATCTCCAGCCGTGGAAGGCGAAACAGATCCTGGTGGCCAGCAGTCCGGAGGCCACCCACGCGGTCGACGTGACCGACACCTTCGACCGCGGTGTCGCCTCGCTCGCCGCGCACGCCGACTACCTGCGCGGCCTCGGCGACGACGCGATGAGCGACCCGGAGGAGTTCCTGGAGGCGATGGCGCGGCCGGTCGGCGCGCGGATCGGCGTACGTTTCGCCGTCGCCTTCGAGGTCGTCGAGCTCTGACCGGGACCCCTCCCGGTGCTCGCCGGTTAACGTACGCACAGCACAGCGGCGGAAGGAACTCCGGTGACGTACTCGATCCCCCGATCACCCAGCAAGGTCAACGTCCTGCCGCGAGGCACCGGCAGCCTCGCGCGCGGCCTGCCGCCGGTGGAGCCGGGGACGCTGTTCGTGATGGGGGTCAACGGCGGCATGAGCGTGGCGCCGGACGCCGGCTTCACGGTGATCTTCGGCCGGCAGGACCCGGAGGTGCACGTCTGTGTCGGACCGGACGACCCGCACGTCAGCCGGCAGCACGGCCACATCTCGTTCCAGCGCTCGCACTGGGTCCTGGACAACACCGGCCGCGTACCGATCCGGTTTCCGGGGGCGCGGCTGCTGCTGAGCGGCCACCGCGCCGAGCTGCCGGTCGCGTACACGCCGCTGTTCATCGTCTCGCCGGAGCGCGAGCACCTGCTGGAGGTGCGGATCGCGGCGTCGCGCTCGACGACCGTGACCGGCGAGCACCACGACGAGACGACGATGCTCGGCAAGCCGTGGCAGCTCACCGAGCTTGAGCACCTCGCCGTGGTGTGCCTGGCGCAGCGCTATCTCCGCCAGGAGCCGCAACCGCAGCCGCTGACCTGGAAGGACACCGCGCTGGCGATGCACGACCTGCGGCCGGCCGAGCAATGGACCGAGAAGCGGCTCGCGCACATCGTCAAGAAAGTACGGGTGCGGCTGAGCGAGCAGGGGGTGGCGGCGCTGACCGAGAGCGAGGTGCCGCCGCCGGTCGGCAACGCGCTCAACCACAACCTGATCATGGAGTTGCTGCGTACGACCACGATCGTGCCGTCGGACCTGCGGCTGATCGGCGGCTGATCAGCGCGGTTTCTGGTGTGCCACCACCGCTTCGGCCACCGCGGACAGCTTCAGGTTGAGGTCCTGCGACGTACGCCGCAGCACGTCGAAAGCCTCGTCGGCTGAGCAGCCACGGCGTTCCATCAGGATGCCTTTCGCCTGGCCGATGAGGTCTCTGGACAGCAGCGCCTCGCGCAGCTGCACGCTTTCCAGCTTGGCCGCCTCGACCGCGTCGGTGCCGGACAGCGCGGCCGCCGCGAAGGACGCGAGCACGATGGCCACGTCGCGGTCCAGCTCGGCGAGACCGTCCAGCAGCGAGCTGTAGATGTTGAGCGCACCCATCCGCGGCGGATCGCTGTATGGAAAGAGACCGACCGCGAAGACGCTGCGTACGCCCAGCTGCGCCGCAGGGGGTCCCCACCTCGGCCACGACTGGCTGGTGGCCACGTCCGGAGCGTCGATGGCGCCTTCCCCGGGCGTACGCGTCGCCTCCACGCACGGACCCTCGCCAAACTCGTACTGCAGCTCGTCCAGCCGTACGGCCAACGCGTCGGTGTGGAATGGGGTGCGAAACTTGCCGCGCGGGTCACGCAGCGTGACGCTCACCAGGTCGGCGGCCGGCACGACCACCTTCGTCATCTCGACGACGTGCCGCACGGCGTCGGCCACCGTCGGCGCTGGCGCGAGTCGCTGCGCGAGCTCGGAGAGCTGACGCGCGAGCGGCCCCACGATGGCACCGTCCGCGGCGAACCGTTTCCGGTCGTGGGACCACTCTCTGTCGGCCGGGTCGCCGGCCACCTGTCTGGTCACGTCGCCGGCTTCGCGCCGGTGCCTGGCTGTTCGGCCTGCCACATCCAGTAGGACTTCTCGAGCTCCGCGCTCGCCTGGATCAGCAGGTCCTGGCTGACCGGGTCGGGCTTGTCGAGCGCGTCGATGCGGTCACGCATCCCGGCGATGACCGCGCGGTGAGCGTCGACCATCATCTTGATGACCTTCTGGTCGTCGACCCAGCCGACGTCCTCGACGTGTGGCACGTTGCTGCTCTTGGCCACCGTCTCGGCGCGGCCGTCGGCGTTCACGCTGATCGCGGCGGCCCGCTCGGCGACCTCGTCGGCGTACTTCCGCGCCACGTCGACGACCTCGTCCAGCTGCAGATGCACGCTGCGGAAACTGCGGCCCACCACGTTCCAGTGCAGCTGCTTGGCGACCAGCGAAAGATCGATCAGGTCAACCAGCGCGCCCTGCAGCGCGTCACCGGTGATTTTCCGCGCGTCATCGGTCAACGGTCCACGTATCGTCACGTCCACACACAACCTTCCTGTTCCCGTTGTATGCGTTGGCTACCCGAGTCGGCGGCGGTCAAAACACTGCGAGCAGTGCGACAAAGGCCACGCCGGCCATCAACCAGGCCGCATAGTCGCCGACGTGACCGGAATGCACGCGGTGCAGGACGTTGATGGCTGGCCGGATCCGGCGCCCGAAGTGGTGTTTCCAGATCGACATCGCCGCGACCGCGCCGGCCAACGCGGTCGACAGCAGTCCGAGCAGCACCCCATGGAGCGTCCACTCCGGCGCGGTGCTCGGCAGGATGCCAATGGCCAGGCCAAAGCCGAGCAGGACGAGGATCGCCGCGACCATCGTCAGGTGCGTACGACCGGTGACCTCCGGGTCGCGTTCCTCGCCTTTGCTGACCTCCTGCTCGCTTTCCGGCGGCGGGCCGAGTCCAAAGTGGACACGTAGGCCGGCGCGCAACACCGCGCCGCCGGTGACGGCCGACACGGCGATCAGCAGCACGGCGATGCCGGTGCCGGAGTCCTCCAGGAGCGACTTTCCCAATGCCGTCCCGAAAGGCGGCAGGCCGGCCAACGCGAGCGCGGCGATCGCGAACAGGATGCCGCGGAAAACACTGCGGTCGGCGTCGCGATGCAGGTCGATCTCGTCCACCGAGCAGTGTTTCGCCAGCAGGATCCCGACCAACAGGAACAGCGCGCCTTTCACGCCGGCATGGGCGAGCAGATAGACGCCGGTGGACCTGATGTCCAATGTGGACAGACCGACCAGGAAGATGCCGATGTGCGCCACGGTCGAATACGCGAGCAGACGCTTGAGATGTCGTTGTGTGACACACATGATCGCGCCGACGATCGCCGTGACGATCCCCAGGACAAGGAAAACGCGTTGTGCCATTGGCTGTACGCTGGCGAAAACGGTCGATTCGACGCGCGCCAGACCATACACGCCGAGCGGCGCCATCACGCCGGAGAACAGCACGCACACCGGCGTCGGCGCCACGGCATGCGCGTCCACGAGCCAGAAATGGAACGGCACCGCCGCGGCCTTGACCAGCCAGCCGCAACCGACCAGGACGAACGCCGCGATCACCAGCAGGTCGACCGGACGGCCGCGCACGGCCTCGCCCAGGGCGACGAGGTTGAGCGCGCCGGTGCGCGCGTACAACAGGCCGATGCCCATCAGGCACAGGTACCCGCCGAGCGAGTTGACCACCGCGAAGGAAAACGCACCCTGCACCGACTCCGGTTCCTCGACCTTGAAGCCGGTCAGTGCGTACGCGGTCGCACCCATCAGCTCGAAGAAGACGAACATGTCGAACAGGTCGCCGGTGATGGCGAAGCCGAGCATGCCGGCCAGAAACAGCAGGAGCAACGCGTGATAATGCGCGCGAACCTCTTCGAAATAGCGCCATCCGTACAGCAGCGCGCAGGCGCCGAGAAAGCAGATCAGGCAGGCGAGCCACGCGCTGGTCGGGTCCACCGACAGCGCGATGCCGATCCGCCGCCAGCCGCCGGCCCAGCTCACCACGCGTTCGTCTTTCGTTGCCACCACGAGGAATCCGGCGATGACCAGGGCGATCGTCGCCGCGAGCGTCGACAGCAGGTCAACGGCGAGCCGGGGGAGCAGCCGGCTGCCGGCCAGCAGGACGCAGGCCGCCAGCAGCGGCACCGCGATCAGCAATGGCGGCAGGGAGGTCATCCGCGCAGCGAACGCAGTTCGTCGGGATCGACGGTGTCGTGCCGGCGGTGGATCTGGATCGCCAGCGCCAGCAGGAGGGCTGTCACAGTCGCCGACACGACGATGTCGGTCAGCGTCAGCGCCTGCACGACCGGATCCACGACAGATGTGCCGACCGGCGTCGACTGGCCGAAAATCGGTGCGGTGGCGACCTTCTGGAAGCCGGCCGACAGCAGCAGCACATACGTCGCCGACTGCGAGACGGCCACACATACGACGGTCTGCACGAGATGGCGGCTGCGTACGACGCCATACACGCCGAGCACGAACAGATAACCGGCGATGAGATAAGGGAAAACCGCCATCACGTGGCCTCCGCTTCCAGGAACTGCGCCAGCAGCACCACGATGCCGCCGGTGACCGCGACACCGACCGCCGCGTTGAGAACGACGACCGTGCCGGCCGATGCCAGGTCGCTCATCGATCCGGTCGGCAGGAAGTCCGCCAGCATGCCGGTCGAGCCGAACAGGCCGATCAGGCCGACGACAAGGAAAAGCCCGCCGCCGAACGCCTCGGCGAACTCGTACCAGTCGACCGGACGCAGTCGCCGCAGTGCCTCGTACCGGCCGGCGATGTAGAGCAGGTGGACACCGGTCGCGGCCACGACACCGCCTTGGAAACCGCCGCCTGGCGTCAGATGCCCGTGTGCGATCAGGTCGATGCCGAGCACTGTCGTCACCGGCAGCATCACCGCGCCGGCCACCCGCGCGGCCGGAAGCACGCGGTCGCCGTGCCGGCGTTGCCGGTGTTCTCTCGACGTGGAGCGCAGCAGTGCGGCGGCACCGACGACCGAGCCGAGCAGGATCATCTCCTCGCCGAGCGTGTCCAGGCCACGC
The nucleotide sequence above comes from Fodinicola acaciae. Encoded proteins:
- a CDS encoding Dps family protein; this translates as MDVTIRGPLTDDARKITGDALQGALVDLIDLSLVAKQLHWNVVGRSFRSVHLQLDEVVDVARKYADEVAERAAAISVNADGRAETVAKSSNVPHVEDVGWVDDQKVIKMMVDAHRAVIAGMRDRIDALDKPDPVSQDLLIQASAELEKSYWMWQAEQPGTGAKPAT
- a CDS encoding GNAT family N-acetyltransferase, which gives rise to MQTNISALSAAPLEGALVRLVLLTPEELKLVASGGRLDWYADGYPRQDDSDAAKMWLRAGEADRVWSVRHVIRRSDGLAVGSIGFFGPPDENGEAEIGYGLVESARRQGLISDAIALSVAAAEAAGARVIAHTAADNLASQGALLKAGFVRDDGENEDGEWRYARPA
- a CDS encoding AfsR/SARP family transcriptional regulator, which codes for MTASVELRVLGAFDVVVDGRPVAVRGGPAVVLAALVAAPNRLVSTTALAGYVWPDQPELQVPGNVQTLVSRLRRAIGGASVETVGNGYRLAVPEEAVDLWRFRRLVREASEATDPLAEATALDAALELWRGGPFADLLGDRVAPGLVDEWFTAYVRRVDLDFERGAYAPHIAELGRLTSRYPLREVAWHRLVLAQFRSGRRAEALETYQRAVRLIRRELGLDPGAELREVQRLLFGGAEEPRPRRTVPRQLPASSRFFTGRAAELTALDRLTSGVAAIVGAAGAGKTALAVHWGHRAEVRFPDGQLYLNLRGFGPGQPLEPSVALETLLRSLGVPAGQIPAQLDAQSALMRTLLSGQRLLLVLDNAFDSEQVRPLLPGAGCLVLVTSRNQLRGLVGQDGAHRIRLDPLTTTEADTLLEQVVGGQRTRAEPAAATALAAAAGQLPLALMIVAERAARQATLPLADLAAELRSDRHLDRLVLGDDSAGDIRSAFSWSYEALEEPARRMFRLLGVLPGGEFGVPVAAAVAGVTDGQAARLLDRLASLHLVEPASTGRFTLHDLLREYAAELVTDQATARERVLDWYAHTALAGRQAMSNGYDNEFYVPLRSADVRPQRFGGYDDALRWFEAEAESCLWVIQQAAAEGRHGLAMMATKATWLFMYLTARWRDMRAANLAVLESARAHSDPYAEANALNHLSIAVEMLGDVDQALAYARESADRYRRTHAPRGELVVLVNMAGTLNALNRYDEALELHRQAYLLAEQVNDVVLQAGALEVGSTACSGLGRHAEAIDNGRRAVELYRKQEEPGRVAGGLLALARAYAAAGDDSAVETLREALGMAQRDNLALRQADIRVELGRQLRAAGDRAAAIAEWRTALRIFADHDDPRAADVEALLGA
- a CDS encoding ANTAR domain-containing protein codes for the protein MTRQVAGDPADREWSHDRKRFAADGAIVGPLARQLSELAQRLAPAPTVADAVRHVVEMTKVVVPAADLVSVTLRDPRGKFRTPFHTDALAVRLDELQYEFGEGPCVEATRTPGEGAIDAPDVATSQSWPRWGPPAAQLGVRSVFAVGLFPYSDPPRMGALNIYSSLLDGLAELDRDVAIVLASFAAAALSGTDAVEAAKLESVQLREALLSRDLIGQAKGILMERRGCSADEAFDVLRRTSQDLNLKLSAVAEAVVAHQKPR
- a CDS encoding serine/threonine-protein kinase, encoding MRGLEPADPRQVGGYRLLARIGSGGMGTVYFGRSAGGRPVAVKVLHPSFVADPAFRSRFRREVTAARTVGGGFSAPLLDADPDADVPWLVTEFLPAVSLRDAGVLPVEAVWPLAAGIAEALVSVHRAGIAHLDLKPANVLLTADGPRVIDFGIARAMDASTVTHAGVFAGSPGFMSPEQVAGRDAGPASDIFSLGSTLVYAVTGAEPYGDGTPYAKMYRIQHHPPLLEGVTDERLRVLIANLMVPDPAARPTAAQLTGYLASLQANPSSAWLPAPLLAEIQRRAIEAENPPAEIAATAPKNVSRRALLYGGIGAVAAAGVAAIPVVLGLRSALAPKPSPSKKPLTQPYVTRTPSTPATTDLEFTFTGKVTLTSITITINGRATTEKNRKLPWRKVIQVPQGKHGTYAVHYSYTAGELAYRVLIGGIQIATGSAGSTNGDTLDFQGDFDG
- a CDS encoding complex I subunit 5 family protein: MTSLPPLLIAVPLLAACVLLAGSRLLPRLAVDLLSTLAATIALVIAGFLVVATKDERVVSWAGGWRRIGIALSVDPTSAWLACLICFLGACALLYGWRYFEEVRAHYHALLLLFLAGMLGFAITGDLFDMFVFFELMGATAYALTGFKVEEPESVQGAFSFAVVNSLGGYLCLMGIGLLYARTGALNLVALGEAVRGRPVDLLVIAAFVLVGCGWLVKAAAVPFHFWLVDAHAVAPTPVCVLFSGVMAPLGVYGLARVESTVFASVQPMAQRVFLVLGIVTAIVGAIMCVTQRHLKRLLAYSTVAHIGIFLVGLSTLDIRSTGVYLLAHAGVKGALFLLVGILLAKHCSVDEIDLHRDADRSVFRGILFAIAALALAGLPPFGTALGKSLLEDSGTGIAVLLIAVSAVTGGAVLRAGLRVHFGLGPPPESEQEVSKGEERDPEVTGRTHLTMVAAILVLLGFGLAIGILPSTAPEWTLHGVLLGLLSTALAGAVAAMSIWKHHFGRRIRPAINVLHRVHSGHVGDYAAWLMAGVAFVALLAVF
- a CDS encoding PIG-L deacetylase family protein, with translation MSDTLELVDEDWSTALAIVAHPDDLEYGTAAAVARWTAQGKRVVYCLATSGEAGIDSIEPERCGPLREAEERAGAALVGVDTVEFLGHPDGMITYGLELRRDIARAVRRHRPDVVVTGNYRDFWEPGALNQADHIAVGRAVLDGVRDAANRWVFRELLDEDLQPWKAKQILVASSPEATHAVDVTDTFDRGVASLAAHADYLRGLGDDAMSDPEEFLEAMARPVGARIGVRFAVAFEVVEL
- a CDS encoding MnhB domain-containing protein codes for the protein MSRRLRTVVFFLGAIGFAVLFTVAVCQLPPFGGPLHPYRDAAVAAAVRHSTANVISSVNFDLRGLDTLGEEMILLGSVVGAAALLRSTSREHRQRRHGDRVLPAARVAGAVMLPVTTVLGIDLIAHGHLTPGGGFQGGVVAATGVHLLYIAGRYEALRRLRPVDWYEFAEAFGGGLFLVVGLIGLFGSTGMLADFLPTGSMSDLASAGTVVVLNAAVGVAVTGGIVVLLAQFLEAEAT
- a CDS encoding sodium:proton antiporter, with protein sequence MAVFPYLIAGYLFVLGVYGVVRSRHLVQTVVCVAVSQSATYVLLLSAGFQKVATAPIFGQSTPVGTSVVDPVVQALTLTDIVVSATVTALLLALAIQIHRRHDTVDPDELRSLRG
- a CDS encoding protein kinase domain-containing protein, with translation MQPVRPQDPVWIGAYRVLARLGAGGMGVVYLARSPGGRLAAVKVIREVYAGDPDFRARFRREIVAAGRVTGTFTAAVLDAGPEADRPWLATAYLPGLTLSEAVATYGGMPAMSVRALAAGLAEALDAIHRVGVVHRDFKPGNVILTAGGPRVIDFGIAHPTDVTAITRVGGVVGSPGFMSPEQVAGEPVGPASDVFTLGSVLAYAATGAEAFGEGPPQARMYRVLTRQADLSGVTEAWLADLITACFRAKPQHRPTAADLLGSLGGTGTSLHGTAWLPGSVAEAVDRRTADARQIPELPASHVAADPAVLDTPTVEPEAVRPQRKPRRRLIVAGLAGAGVLAATGGVAAWFVNDRKETPTPHGATASAPPPEAAVLWRLHVADYYPGMAADSGYLVVWEDRTVRAVDPRTRRIRWSRTTESVHVGTFVTIGAGIAYVSGLGGLAGNSTTAVRIASGATAWSYPGWPRPLPVTLGTVAFFNDPVMAVDAASGARRWTSSVGAASGIIAGDGVVVAATAKAMTALDPGTGRQLWSYPVTQPSLGVAGGSIVFCTDKNGDLHAVRGGKPLWRKHLGSAISEMQLDGGVLYVVAAGGAIVAMKADTGQPRWTTRIATGSGERYGQLTKLAVSGGVVYLSSTDRKAYALDAATGRVLWTYSADVSYFSAPVAVAGAVFVGVRSGDLVALRPPGGAGAGP